In Triticum urartu cultivar G1812 chromosome 6, Tu2.1, whole genome shotgun sequence, the following proteins share a genomic window:
- the LOC125513964 gene encoding putative nitric oxide synthase, with product MASACPRPLFLSFPKSPSPPLAVPAKHHPSATAPSSVSLSLSTRARAAPSSAPSPSPPPSPSTPADGVGPAAPTRGDVYLGRQLAAAAAARGPARAPEEDAERRRRRKEKRRALAKKTPSGVACCYGCGAPLHTGEAGSPGHVEPATYDLKKRHNQLKTVLCGRCKLLSHGHMVTAVGGHGGYPGGKQFVSAEELREKLSYLRHEKALIVKLVDIVDFNGSFLARIRDFAGANPIVLVITKVDLLPRDTDLNCIGDWVVESVVRKKLNVLSVHLTSSKSLVGITGVISEIQQEKKARDVYILGSANVGKSAFISAMLKTMAYKDPVAAAAQKYKPIQSAVPGTTLGPIQIEAFLGGGKLYDTPGVHLHHRQAAVIHADDLPSLAPQSRLKGRCFPANDTDVGLSGNTLFWGGLVRIDVVKALPRTRLTFYGPKKLSINMVPTTEADEFYKREVGVTLTPPTGQERAEGWCGLQGVRELQIKYEELDRPASDIAISGLGWIAVEPLGVPSSDPDSSIEEENGGSGELHLRVHVPKPVEVFVRAPLPVGKAALQWYRYQELTEVEEELRPKWHY from the exons ATGGCGTCGGCGTGCCCGCGCCCGCTCTTCCTCTCCTTCCCCAAGTCCCCGTCACCGCCGCTCGCCGTCCCCGCCAAGCACCACCCGTCCGCCACCGCCCCCTCCTCcgtctccctctccctctccaccCGCGCGCGCGCCGCCCCTTCCAGCGCTCCGTCcccttcgccgccgccgtcgccgtccaCTCCCGCGGACGGGGTCGGCCCCGCCGCGCCGACGCGGGGCGACGTGTACCTGGGGCGGCAGCTCGCGGCCGCGGCCGCGGCACGCGGCCCCGCGCGCGCGCCGGAGGAAGACGCCGAGAGGCGCCGCCGCCGCAAGGAGAAGCGGAGGGCCCTCGCCAAGAAGACGCCCTCCGGCGTCGCCTGCTGCTACGGCTGCGGCGCCCCGCTGCACACCGGCGAGGCGGGGTCCCCCGGCCACGTCGAGCCCGCCACCTACGACCTG AAGAAGAGGCACAACCAGCTGAAAACCGTGCTATGCGGGAGGTGCAAGCTGCTGTCGCACGGGCACATGGTGACCGCCGTCGGCGGCCACGGCGGTTACCCGGGGGGCAAGCAGTTTGTTTCGGCCGAAGAGCTAAGGGAGAAGCTGTCGTACCTCCGCCACGAGAAAGCATTGATAGTGAAACTG GTTGACATAGTCGACTTCAACGGAAGTTTCCTGGCACGCATACGCGATTTCGCCGGCGCTAATCCCATCGTGCTTGTGATAACAAAG GTTGATCTCCTTCCTAGAGACACAGATTTGAATTGCATCGGCGATTGGGTCGTGGAGTCTGTTGTTAGGAAGAAACTCAA TGTCCTTAGCGTCCATTTGACAAGCTCAAAGTCATTGGTCGGCATCACTGGTGTTATATCAGAGATTCAGCAGGAAAAGAAG GCCCGGGATGTATATATACTG GGTTCAGCAAATGTTGGGAAATCTGCGTTTATTAGTGCTATGCTAA AAACAATGGCATATAAAGATCCAGTGGCAGCTGCAGCTCAAAAATACAAGCCAATACAATCTGCTGTTCCTGGAACAACCTTAGGTCCTATTCAGATTGAAGCATTTTTAGGAGGAGGG AAATTATACGACACACCTGGAGTCCATCTTCACCATAGACAGGCAGCAGTTATCCACGCTGATGATCTGCCTTCTCTTGCACCACAAAGTCGCCTAAAGGGGCGATGTTTTCCT GCTAATGATACAGATGTTGGATTGAGCGGGAATACGTTGTTCTGGGGGGGACTTGTCCGTATAGATGTTGTTAAG GCTCTTCCACGCACACGGCTAACATTCTATGGACCAAAGAAGCTAAGTATTAATATGGTCCCCACCACAGAAGCAGATGAATTTTACAAG AGAGAAGTGGGAGTTACGTTGACTCCCCCAACCGGTCAGGAGAGAGCTGAAGGATGGTGTGGGCTTCAGGGCGTTCGTGAATTGCAGATAAAATATGAAGAGCTTGATAG GCCTGCTAGTGACATTGCGATATCTGGACTCGGGTGGATCGCGGTTGAACCACTTGGTGTGCCATCTAGCGACCCTGATAGTAGCATCGAGGAAGAAAATGGTGGCAGTGGCGAGTTGCATTTAAGAGTACATGTACCCAAACCAGTCGAGGTCTTCGTCCGCGCCCCACTGCCAGTCGGTAAAGCGGCGTTGCAGTGGTACCGGTACCAGGAGCTGACGGAGGTAGAAGAGGAGCTGAGACCCAAGTGGCATTACTGA